In one Sphingobium sp. MI1205 genomic region, the following are encoded:
- the hflC gene encoding protease modulator HflC translates to MPTFIRHPVALALSVIALLLLIGSTVAIVPETRQGVVVRFGDPKKIVNRYLPNEDFGKTGAGIILRWPFVDQIVWIDKRVLSVEMERQQVLSTDQLRLQVDAFARYRIVDPLRMYIAAGNEERVSDALRPILGSALRNELGKRPFAALLSPERGQVMDNIEAGLNRVARQYGAEIVDVRIKRADLPDGAPLESAFTRMRTAREQEALTIRAQGAKQAQIIRAEADANAARIYSESFGKDPQFYDFYRAMQAYRFTFAPERQGSTSMLLSRENDFLKQFQGSN, encoded by the coding sequence ATGCCGACGTTCATCCGCCATCCCGTGGCCCTCGCCTTGTCGGTGATCGCGCTGCTGCTGCTTATCGGCAGCACGGTCGCGATCGTACCGGAGACCAGGCAGGGCGTTGTCGTGCGCTTTGGCGATCCCAAGAAGATCGTCAATCGTTACCTTCCCAATGAGGATTTCGGCAAGACAGGGGCAGGCATCATCCTCCGCTGGCCTTTTGTCGATCAGATCGTCTGGATCGACAAGCGCGTCCTCTCGGTCGAGATGGAGCGGCAACAGGTGCTGTCGACCGATCAACTCCGGTTGCAGGTCGACGCTTTCGCCCGCTACCGGATCGTCGATCCGCTGCGTATGTATATAGCGGCAGGTAATGAGGAACGAGTCTCAGATGCCTTGCGGCCGATCCTGGGGTCTGCCCTGCGCAACGAATTGGGCAAGCGCCCCTTTGCCGCCTTGCTCTCGCCGGAGCGCGGCCAGGTGATGGACAATATCGAGGCCGGTCTCAATCGCGTGGCGCGGCAATATGGCGCGGAGATCGTCGATGTGCGGATCAAGCGGGCCGACCTGCCCGACGGCGCCCCGCTGGAAAGCGCCTTCACCCGCATGCGCACCGCGCGCGAGCAGGAAGCGCTGACGATCCGGGCGCAGGGTGCGAAGCAGGCCCAGATCATCCGCGCGGAGGCGGACGCCAACGCAGCCCGCATCTATTCGGAAAGCTTTGGCAAGGATCCGCAATTCTACGATTTCTATCGCGCGATGCAGGCCTACCGCTTCACCTTCGCACCGGAGCGGCAAGGATCGACGTCCATGCTGTTGTCACGCGAGAACGACTTCCTGAAGCAGTTTCAGGGTAGCAACTGA
- a CDS encoding Mrp/NBP35 family ATP-binding protein, which produces MTDLESFAARLKSLTDGRASAPRVKDGIMNLALDVGGLPAERRDAVAAAIREGGMLVPGVKDVRIAMTAERKPLRIIAVASGKGGVGKSTLSANLAVALKRLGFAVGLVDADIYGPSQARLMASEDRKPQAREKQLVPVDSPLGIPMLSMAHLVEPGKALAWRGPMAGNALSQLIDADWGDAELLVVDMPPGTGDVQLSMVQKHKPAGAVIVSTPQDLALIDATRAVSLFEQTQVPLIGLVENMAGYSCPHCGEISDPFGTGGAEAAGSAMGMPFLGRIPLAIDIRRRSDAGDPPASGDDASGQAFLAIAEKVAAWLRA; this is translated from the coding sequence ATGACCGATCTTGAGAGTTTTGCCGCCCGCCTGAAGTCGCTCACAGATGGTCGCGCCAGCGCGCCTCGTGTGAAGGACGGAATTATGAACCTGGCGCTGGACGTTGGCGGCCTGCCTGCTGAGCGCCGCGACGCTGTCGCGGCTGCAATCCGAGAAGGCGGCATGTTGGTGCCGGGCGTGAAGGATGTGCGCATCGCCATGACGGCCGAACGCAAGCCTCTCAGGATCATCGCTGTGGCGTCAGGAAAGGGAGGCGTCGGCAAATCCACCCTGTCGGCCAATCTTGCCGTCGCGCTTAAGCGTCTGGGTTTCGCCGTGGGGCTGGTCGATGCCGATATATACGGACCATCGCAGGCCCGGTTAATGGCCAGCGAGGATAGGAAGCCGCAGGCGCGCGAGAAACAGCTGGTTCCGGTCGATAGCCCGCTTGGCATCCCAATGCTGTCGATGGCGCATCTGGTTGAGCCAGGCAAGGCGCTCGCCTGGCGAGGTCCCATGGCCGGCAACGCGCTGTCGCAACTCATCGACGCAGACTGGGGCGATGCTGAACTGCTGGTGGTGGATATGCCTCCGGGCACCGGGGACGTTCAACTGTCCATGGTGCAAAAGCATAAGCCCGCAGGCGCGGTCATCGTCTCGACCCCGCAGGATCTGGCGTTGATCGACGCCACCCGCGCAGTCAGCCTCTTTGAACAAACGCAGGTGCCGTTGATCGGGCTGGTCGAAAACATGGCGGGATATAGCTGCCCTCATTGCGGTGAAATCTCCGACCCCTTCGGCACGGGCGGGGCGGAAGCCGCCGGATCAGCCATGGGCATGCCCTTCCTCGGACGCATCCCCCTTGCCATCGACATACGGCGACGGTCGGACGCAGGTGATCCTCCTGCTTCCGGCGACGACGCTTCGGGGCAGGCTTTCCTTGCAATCGCGGAAAAGGTAGCTGCCTGGTTACGGGCATGA
- a CDS encoding Do family serine endopeptidase — MRYAYALTGALLLGGTAIAVTSSPNVGAQIAQNEGMQAAAPAGAPASLADMVEKLQPAVVNISTKQRVQVQNPFAGTPFGDLFGQGQGGRPQTRQAQSLGSGFIISADGYIVTNNHVVSAGAEGASVDSITVTLTNREEYSAKLIGRDPATDIAVLKIEPRKALPFVKFGDSTKARVGDWVIAIGNPFALSGTVTAGIISAVHRGTGGTYDKFIQTDASINQGNSGGPMFDMRGNVIGINSQILSPSGGNVGIGFAIPSEQAAPIVATLRKGQSVKRGYLGIQISPLGEDLAESLGLAKNRGEFVQGVEPGKAADRAGIKAGDVIVSVAGQEVTPDQNLSSIVASQPIGSRVPIVLLRNGKRQTVTAIVGERPSEAELNSFAQRQDDDFNEQQPDDQSGGEQATQQSLGISAIPLTPNIIRQLGVAADTRGVVITAVDSSTDAGAKGLRRGDVIITANNRPVTSQAELDAAVQQVSSQGRSAILLQVLRRGQPPVFLPVRLRNK, encoded by the coding sequence GTGCGTTACGCTTATGCCCTTACCGGCGCCCTGCTGCTTGGTGGCACCGCCATCGCTGTCACTTCCAGCCCCAATGTCGGCGCGCAGATCGCGCAGAATGAAGGGATGCAGGCCGCTGCTCCTGCGGGCGCCCCCGCCAGCCTTGCCGACATGGTCGAAAAGCTACAACCTGCGGTTGTAAACATCTCGACCAAGCAGCGCGTTCAGGTGCAGAACCCATTTGCAGGAACGCCTTTCGGCGACCTGTTCGGGCAAGGACAGGGTGGCAGGCCCCAGACCCGCCAGGCCCAGTCTCTGGGGTCGGGATTCATTATTTCGGCGGACGGCTACATCGTCACCAATAATCATGTTGTCTCCGCCGGCGCGGAAGGCGCATCGGTGGATTCGATCACCGTGACCCTCACCAATAGGGAGGAATATTCCGCCAAGCTGATCGGTCGCGATCCCGCCACCGACATCGCCGTGCTAAAGATCGAACCGCGAAAGGCGCTTCCCTTCGTCAAGTTCGGTGACAGCACGAAGGCACGCGTGGGCGATTGGGTAATCGCAATCGGAAACCCCTTCGCCCTGTCCGGCACGGTGACTGCGGGGATCATTTCCGCCGTCCATCGCGGCACCGGCGGCACCTATGACAAGTTCATCCAGACCGACGCTTCGATCAACCAGGGCAATAGCGGCGGCCCGATGTTCGACATGCGCGGCAACGTGATCGGCATCAACAGCCAGATCCTGTCGCCCTCGGGCGGCAATGTCGGCATCGGCTTCGCCATTCCCTCCGAACAGGCCGCGCCTATCGTCGCTACGTTGCGCAAGGGTCAGAGCGTCAAGCGCGGCTATCTGGGCATCCAGATCAGTCCGCTCGGCGAAGACCTGGCCGAGTCGCTCGGCCTCGCCAAAAACCGGGGCGAGTTCGTCCAGGGCGTCGAACCCGGCAAGGCCGCCGACCGGGCCGGGATCAAGGCAGGCGACGTGATCGTCAGCGTCGCTGGTCAGGAAGTGACCCCGGATCAAAATCTGTCGTCCATCGTCGCGTCGCAGCCCATAGGGTCGCGCGTGCCGATCGTGCTGCTCCGCAACGGCAAGCGTCAGACGGTGACCGCAATCGTCGGCGAGCGCCCGTCCGAGGCCGAGCTGAACAGCTTTGCTCAGCGGCAGGACGACGACTTCAATGAGCAGCAGCCAGACGACCAGTCCGGCGGCGAACAGGCGACGCAGCAGTCGCTTGGCATCTCCGCCATCCCGTTGACACCCAACATCATTCGCCAGTTGGGCGTCGCCGCCGACACGCGGGGCGTTGTCATCACGGCCGTGGACAGTTCGACCGATGCGGGCGCCAAGGGCCTGCGCAGGGGCGATGTCATCATCACGGCCAACAACCGTCCGGTCACCAGCCAGGCGGAACTGGACGCGGCGGTGCAGCAGGTGTCGTCGCAGGGCCGCAGCGCCATCCTGTTGCAGGTGTTGCGCCGGGGCCAGCCGCCAGTGTTTCTGCCGGTGCGCCTGCGTAACAAATAA
- a CDS encoding MFS transporter has product MNAPAHPSHPLSFGNFRAYLLGRLASVLAQYGMMIVLGWQAYNIARDSMSPSGAAAQLGMIGLAQFVPLFFLTPVTGWIADHFDRRMIVRLTLAMLTIASGLLAFATYEGWVSLPLLFGIAAIVGIARAFNGPAYSALAPNLVPRDVLPSAIAMSSVAWQAGMIIGPALGGYVFAMTSWGAYAMASALFAVAFAGMWMIGPVPQPPRDTSRHPIRQMVDGLTYVRSNRLVLSTITLDLFAVLLAGATALLPVYARDILKVGSTGLGHLAASPAIGAGIVALFFSFRPMKSEVGLKMLAAVVIFGLATILFGSTAFMPRNIAVEVGIGALLLLGAADMVSVYVRQSLIQLHTPDAMRGRVSSLSQLTISASNELGEAESGFLAALVGPVAAVIGGGIGAIVITFIWARLFPELRLARTFDRPDLREAEISQEKAP; this is encoded by the coding sequence ATGAACGCCCCTGCCCATCCCAGCCATCCGCTGAGCTTCGGGAATTTCCGGGCCTATCTTCTGGGACGGCTCGCCAGCGTACTGGCGCAATATGGCATGATGATCGTGCTGGGGTGGCAAGCCTACAATATCGCCCGCGACAGCATGAGCCCATCGGGTGCCGCCGCGCAGCTAGGCATGATAGGGCTGGCGCAGTTCGTTCCCCTCTTCTTTCTCACCCCCGTCACGGGCTGGATCGCCGACCATTTCGACCGCCGGATGATCGTGCGCCTGACGCTCGCAATGTTGACGATCGCATCAGGGCTGCTGGCCTTTGCGACTTACGAGGGTTGGGTCAGCCTTCCACTACTCTTCGGCATCGCGGCGATCGTCGGGATCGCGCGCGCGTTCAACGGGCCAGCATACAGCGCGCTCGCGCCGAACCTGGTGCCCCGCGACGTGTTGCCCAGCGCTATCGCCATGTCGAGCGTCGCGTGGCAGGCCGGGATGATCATCGGTCCCGCCTTGGGAGGATATGTTTTCGCAATGACCTCGTGGGGCGCCTATGCAATGGCATCGGCGCTGTTCGCTGTGGCCTTCGCGGGCATGTGGATGATTGGCCCAGTGCCGCAGCCACCGCGCGACACAAGCCGCCATCCCATTCGCCAAATGGTCGATGGCCTGACCTATGTTCGATCCAACCGCCTCGTTCTGTCCACCATCACATTGGATCTGTTCGCAGTGCTGCTCGCAGGCGCGACGGCGTTGCTGCCGGTCTATGCGCGCGACATACTGAAGGTCGGATCGACGGGATTGGGGCATCTTGCCGCATCGCCCGCCATTGGCGCAGGGATCGTCGCCCTGTTCTTCTCCTTCCGGCCGATGAAATCGGAGGTGGGCTTGAAGATGCTGGCGGCAGTCGTGATCTTCGGCCTTGCAACCATATTGTTTGGCTCCACCGCATTCATGCCCCGAAACATCGCTGTCGAGGTTGGCATCGGCGCACTGCTGCTGCTCGGCGCGGCGGACATGGTATCGGTCTATGTGCGCCAATCCCTGATCCAGCTTCATACGCCGGACGCCATGCGCGGCCGGGTATCGAGCCTGTCGCAACTCACCATCTCGGCTTCAAACGAGTTGGGAGAGGCGGAATCGGGTTTTCTCGCCGCGCTCGTCGGCCCAGTTGCCGCAGTGATCGGCGGCGGAATAGGTGCTATCGTCATCACCTTCATATGGGCGCGGCTCTTTCCCGAACTGCGTCTTGCACGTACCTTTGACCGACCCGACTTGAGGGAGGCGGAAATCAGCCAGGAGAAGGCCCCATGA
- a CDS encoding molybdopterin cofactor-binding domain-containing protein — MGRAPRKAADRIERLNGVDRRTLLVGAGASAGLLLAWGIWPRTYRPNLNAAAGETVVNAFLKIDNVGRITVIVPQAEMGQGVTTLLPQILADELGADWRTVGVQSAPISPLYANTLLAKQWLASDWSRLAGGAGNWAIDQYATRRALMLTGSGTSVPMFHDAYKEAGAAARVLLCKAAAARWDLPWESCDISNGIISDGGQRTLKIGEVAAEAADFDLPEILPFRQGQADRLAGRDLPRLDTPSKIDGSHNFAADIRLPDMLFASIRQGPIGDAVLAKVNEQAAKSVTGFLKLVRNERWVAAVATNWWAANKALDLSDPVFELRGAPVSSASIDAALEGAFSGSAGQRLYSQGDLEPSFDNATILASEFTVAPGLHLALEPMCATARVSDHSVEIWMPTQAPALARAAIAEALDVGEGSVTLYPLHAGGSFGRKMDFESGVQAALIAKEMERPVQLLWSRLEDVVQDRPSAPAHARMAAKLGRNGAIEGWLAKVAAPCAMTQTWDRIALGKLPHEAPRDSARTSTRLAVAGMELPYALPNWAVDHYPADIGLPLGFARANAHLHGAFFTESFIDELAHQAGIEALSFRIQMLGGNSRLAHCLTTVGAMGGWQGGIEGSGQGLAVHVMNGAYAAVMVEAALDGGKLSVGRIVAAVDGGEQVNPDIARQQVESGLIYGLALAMGASVPYANSMPTRAILRRMDLPRLADIGEVTVELIRSTGAPAGLGDIGAPPVAPAIANALFTVTGQRFRHLPILSRT; from the coding sequence ATGGGGCGCGCACCGCGAAAGGCGGCAGACCGGATAGAACGACTAAATGGTGTCGATCGGCGCACGCTGCTGGTCGGCGCGGGGGCGTCGGCAGGTCTGCTGCTGGCATGGGGCATATGGCCGCGCACATACCGCCCCAACCTGAACGCCGCGGCGGGGGAGACGGTCGTCAACGCCTTCCTCAAGATCGACAATGTCGGGCGTATCACCGTCATCGTCCCGCAAGCCGAGATGGGCCAGGGCGTGACCACGCTGTTGCCCCAGATCCTCGCCGACGAATTGGGCGCGGACTGGCGAACCGTCGGCGTGCAAAGCGCGCCTATAAGCCCGCTCTACGCCAACACATTGCTGGCAAAGCAGTGGCTGGCCAGCGACTGGTCGCGCCTGGCAGGTGGCGCAGGCAATTGGGCTATCGACCAATATGCGACGCGCCGGGCGCTGATGCTGACGGGCTCTGGGACATCGGTGCCGATGTTCCACGACGCCTACAAGGAAGCGGGGGCTGCGGCCCGCGTGCTTTTGTGTAAGGCCGCAGCGGCGCGATGGGATCTGCCCTGGGAAAGCTGTGACATCTCCAACGGCATAATATCCGATGGTGGCCAACGGACCCTGAAGATTGGGGAGGTGGCGGCTGAAGCAGCAGATTTCGACTTGCCGGAAATTTTGCCGTTTCGGCAGGGGCAGGCCGACAGGCTTGCCGGACGAGACCTGCCCCGGCTCGACACCCCATCCAAAATCGATGGTAGTCATAATTTCGCAGCCGACATCCGCTTGCCCGACATGCTGTTCGCGTCCATCCGCCAGGGACCGATTGGTGATGCCGTGCTTGCGAAAGTTAACGAACAGGCGGCAAAGTCGGTAACCGGTTTCCTGAAGCTGGTGCGGAATGAGCGCTGGGTCGCTGCGGTCGCGACCAATTGGTGGGCGGCGAACAAGGCGCTGGACCTGAGCGACCCCGTCTTCGAATTGAGGGGCGCGCCGGTCAGCAGCGCGAGCATCGACGCCGCACTCGAAGGAGCCTTTTCAGGATCGGCGGGGCAACGACTCTACTCTCAAGGCGATCTTGAACCTTCGTTCGACAACGCCACCATCCTAGCCAGCGAGTTCACTGTCGCGCCGGGCCTGCATCTGGCGCTGGAACCGATGTGTGCGACCGCCCGGGTCAGCGACCACAGCGTGGAGATATGGATGCCCACGCAGGCGCCCGCGCTTGCCCGGGCGGCGATTGCCGAGGCGCTCGATGTGGGGGAAGGCAGCGTAACACTTTATCCGCTCCACGCCGGAGGATCCTTCGGCCGCAAGATGGACTTTGAGTCAGGCGTCCAGGCGGCGCTGATCGCCAAGGAAATGGAGCGCCCTGTCCAGTTGCTCTGGTCCAGGCTGGAGGACGTCGTCCAGGACCGCCCCAGCGCCCCGGCGCACGCCCGGATGGCGGCGAAGCTCGGTCGCAACGGCGCCATCGAAGGCTGGCTGGCGAAGGTCGCGGCCCCCTGCGCCATGACGCAGACATGGGATCGGATCGCGCTTGGCAAGTTACCGCATGAAGCGCCCCGGGATTCTGCCCGAACTTCCACGCGCCTTGCGGTGGCGGGGATGGAGCTTCCCTATGCGTTGCCAAATTGGGCGGTGGATCATTATCCGGCCGATATCGGTCTTCCGCTCGGCTTTGCGCGCGCCAACGCTCATCTTCACGGCGCCTTTTTCACGGAGAGCTTTATCGATGAGCTCGCGCATCAAGCGGGCATCGAAGCGCTATCTTTCCGTATTCAGATGCTGGGCGGCAATTCACGTCTGGCGCACTGCCTGACCACCGTTGGCGCGATGGGTGGCTGGCAGGGTGGCATAGAAGGAAGTGGCCAGGGGCTGGCGGTGCATGTGATGAACGGCGCCTATGCAGCCGTAATGGTCGAAGCGGCTCTGGACGGCGGGAAGCTCAGCGTGGGAAGGATCGTTGCGGCCGTAGATGGTGGCGAACAGGTCAACCCAGACATAGCGCGGCAGCAGGTGGAAAGCGGCCTGATCTATGGGCTGGCCCTGGCGATGGGCGCCTCGGTTCCCTATGCCAACTCCATGCCAACTCGCGCAATATTGCGGCGCATGGACCTGCCGCGCCTTGCTGACATCGGCGAAGTGACGGTCGAATTGATTCGCAGCACGGGCGCTCCAGCGGGACTTGGCGACATTGGCGCTCCTCCGGTAGCCCCGGCCATCGCCAATGCGCTTTTCACCGTCACCGGGCAGCGCTTCCGCCATCTGCCAATCCTGTCTCGGACATAG
- a CDS encoding helicase HerA-like domain-containing protein: MSDGIFIGLGAPGKDGAVPQMLNLRRANRHGLIAGATGTGKTVTLQGIAEGFSALGVPVFLADVKGDLSGIAMAGSPTAKNADKLVARAREIGIDNYSYADNPAIFWDLYGEQGHPIRTTVSEMGPLLLARLMDLNETQEGVLTIAFKYADEEGLLLIDLGDLQSMLAYCAENADTLSARYGNVTKASVGAIQRQLLQLDSQGGAHFFGEPALDIHDFLKVDDQGRGYVNILAADKLMQSPKLYATFLLWLLSELFETLPEVGDPDKPVLVFFFDEAHLLFDDAPKALTDKIEQVVRLIRSKGVGVYFVTQNPIDIPEEVAGQLGNRVQHALRAFTPRDQRAIKAAAETFRINPDLDVETAITELKVGEALVSLLQEDGSPGIVQRTLIAPPRSRLGPVSAKERAIIQSISPCVGTYDEAVDRESAEEILAARGEAAVAAAQAAKAKAESDKAAAIQATLEAKQREAELKEKARRDAIAARESAKPSALDRAVQSASRSAASSVGRQVANELGRAVFGGSSRRSGGLAGRLVRGILGSLFK, from the coding sequence ATGAGCGACGGCATATTCATTGGCCTTGGCGCCCCCGGCAAGGACGGCGCAGTTCCCCAAATGTTGAACCTCCGGCGGGCCAACCGGCATGGCCTGATCGCAGGCGCTACAGGCACGGGGAAGACCGTCACCCTGCAAGGCATTGCGGAAGGCTTCTCTGCGCTGGGCGTTCCTGTATTCCTCGCCGATGTAAAAGGCGATCTTTCGGGCATCGCCATGGCAGGATCGCCTACCGCGAAGAATGCCGATAAGCTGGTAGCCCGCGCTAGAGAAATCGGCATCGACAATTACAGTTACGCGGACAATCCTGCGATCTTCTGGGATCTTTATGGCGAACAGGGCCACCCGATCCGCACCACCGTCAGCGAGATGGGGCCGCTGCTGCTCGCTCGCCTGATGGACCTCAATGAAACGCAAGAGGGCGTCCTCACCATCGCGTTCAAATATGCCGATGAGGAAGGGCTGTTGCTGATCGATCTTGGCGATCTTCAGTCAATGCTGGCCTATTGTGCGGAGAATGCCGATACGCTTTCCGCCCGCTATGGTAACGTCACCAAGGCAAGCGTCGGCGCGATCCAGCGCCAACTGCTTCAACTCGACAGCCAGGGCGGTGCGCATTTCTTCGGCGAACCTGCGCTCGACATTCATGATTTCCTGAAAGTGGATGACCAGGGCCGGGGCTATGTGAATATCCTGGCCGCCGACAAGTTGATGCAAAGCCCGAAGCTCTACGCCACGTTCCTGCTCTGGCTGCTGAGCGAACTGTTCGAAACGCTTCCCGAAGTCGGCGACCCCGACAAGCCGGTGCTGGTCTTTTTCTTTGATGAGGCGCACCTGCTGTTCGACGATGCGCCCAAGGCGTTGACCGACAAGATTGAGCAGGTCGTCCGCCTGATCCGTTCAAAGGGCGTCGGCGTCTATTTCGTGACGCAGAACCCGATCGACATACCTGAAGAAGTGGCGGGTCAACTTGGCAATCGTGTTCAGCACGCGTTGCGCGCTTTTACCCCCCGCGATCAGAGGGCAATCAAGGCCGCGGCCGAAACCTTCCGCATCAATCCAGACCTGGATGTCGAAACCGCGATCACGGAACTGAAGGTGGGCGAGGCACTGGTGTCGCTGTTGCAGGAGGATGGTTCGCCCGGCATCGTTCAACGCACGCTGATCGCGCCGCCGCGCTCCCGACTGGGTCCTGTGAGCGCAAAGGAGCGTGCCATCATTCAGTCGATATCCCCATGCGTCGGCACATATGACGAAGCGGTTGATCGGGAATCTGCCGAGGAGATCCTGGCGGCTAGGGGCGAGGCTGCTGTCGCAGCCGCGCAAGCTGCAAAGGCGAAGGCTGAATCCGACAAGGCCGCGGCCATTCAGGCAACGCTGGAAGCGAAACAGCGCGAGGCGGAACTCAAGGAAAAGGCGCGGCGCGACGCCATAGCCGCGCGGGAATCGGCCAAGCCATCCGCGCTGGATCGGGCAGTCCAATCCGCCAGCCGGTCGGCAGCGTCATCGGTGGGACGACAGGTCGCGAACGAGCTTGGCCGTGCCGTATTCGGCGGATCGAGCCGCCGTTCGGGCGGATTGGCCGGGCGGTTGGTCCGCGGCATTTTGGGCAGCCTGTTCAAATAA
- a CDS encoding CoA-binding protein yields the protein MPLEQSQDIIDLLQETRTIALVGISDRPSYRVMKFLQNHGYRVLPVNPQIAGEHVHGEFVWGRLADIGVPIDMVDIFRRSEAAGDAVDEAIAAGVKAVWMQLGVINDAAASRAEAAGVKVVMDRCPAIDIPRFNILPVRAD from the coding sequence ATGCCGCTGGAACAGTCACAGGACATTATCGACCTGCTTCAGGAAACGCGCACGATTGCTTTGGTTGGCATTTCGGACCGGCCCAGCTATCGCGTGATGAAGTTTCTCCAGAACCACGGCTATCGCGTTCTACCGGTCAATCCCCAGATCGCGGGCGAACATGTTCATGGAGAATTTGTCTGGGGGCGGTTGGCGGATATCGGCGTGCCCATCGACATGGTGGATATTTTCCGGCGTAGTGAGGCTGCGGGAGACGCGGTGGACGAAGCCATTGCGGCGGGGGTCAAGGCCGTCTGGATGCAATTGGGCGTGATCAACGACGCGGCGGCATCGCGCGCAGAGGCAGCCGGGGTCAAGGTGGTGATGGATCGCTGTCCGGCAATCGACATCCCCCGTTTCAACATCCTGCCCGTACGCGCGGATTAA
- the hflK gene encoding FtsH protease activity modulator HflK, which translates to MKRIFGWMPRIVHAMAQGPWGGKNDGPGGDDGAGKGGDGGPRNPWTQPGRSPGGKGPSAIEELLRRSRESFGQGGGGGFGNLPPRPTGKALWPAAVGILVVLWLVLTCFHRVGPQERGVVTLLGKYSRTLTPGISLTLPAPFENVATVDVEEIRAIDIGSPTAQSENLVLTGDQNIIDLAYSVRWNIRNPELYLFQLSDPDATVREVAESAMRSVVASVSLDDALGAGRTEIEQQVEQRMQEILDSYRSGIRVQGVAIKQADPPTAVNDAFKAVSAAQQTAQTYLNEARAAAQQVTAKAQGEAAAFDKVYEQYRLAPEVTRRRMYYETMEGVLSNVDKTIVETGNVTPFLPLPELKRRAQAATASAGASAPTGREGQ; encoded by the coding sequence ATGAAGAGAATTTTCGGGTGGATGCCTCGCATCGTTCATGCAATGGCTCAGGGTCCCTGGGGCGGCAAAAACGACGGCCCTGGTGGCGATGACGGTGCGGGCAAGGGCGGCGACGGCGGCCCGCGCAACCCATGGACGCAGCCGGGCCGCTCCCCGGGCGGCAAGGGGCCGTCCGCGATCGAGGAACTGCTGCGCCGCAGCCGGGAAAGCTTTGGTCAAGGCGGTGGTGGCGGTTTCGGCAACCTGCCGCCCCGGCCCACCGGTAAGGCGCTCTGGCCCGCTGCGGTAGGAATCCTTGTTGTCCTGTGGCTCGTCCTGACCTGCTTCCACCGGGTCGGCCCGCAGGAACGCGGAGTGGTGACGCTGCTGGGGAAATATAGCCGCACCCTGACACCCGGCATCAGCCTGACGCTGCCTGCGCCCTTTGAAAACGTCGCCACCGTTGACGTTGAGGAGATCCGCGCGATTGACATCGGATCGCCGACCGCACAGAGCGAAAATCTGGTGCTGACCGGCGATCAGAATATCATCGACCTGGCCTATTCCGTGCGCTGGAACATCCGTAACCCCGAGCTTTATTTGTTCCAGCTTTCCGATCCCGATGCGACAGTGCGCGAAGTCGCTGAAAGCGCGATGCGGTCGGTAGTCGCCAGCGTCAGCCTGGACGACGCGCTGGGTGCGGGACGCACCGAGATTGAGCAGCAGGTCGAACAGCGCATGCAGGAGATATTGGACAGCTACAGGTCTGGCATCCGGGTTCAGGGCGTCGCCATCAAGCAGGCTGATCCGCCCACAGCGGTGAATGACGCGTTCAAGGCGGTGTCCGCCGCCCAGCAGACCGCGCAGACCTATCTCAACGAAGCCCGCGCTGCCGCGCAACAGGTGACCGCTAAGGCGCAGGGCGAAGCCGCCGCCTTCGACAAGGTATATGAACAGTACAGGCTGGCGCCAGAGGTCACCCGCCGCCGCATGTATTATGAAACCATGGAGGGCGTGCTGTCCAACGTCGACAAGACGATCGTTGAAACCGGAAACGTGACGCCGTTCCTACCGCTGCCCGAACTGAAACGCCGGGCGCAAGCGGCGACCGCCTCTGCGGGCGCTTCCGCTCCCACCGGTAGGGAGGGCCAGTGA